From the Canis lupus baileyi chromosome 37, mCanLup2.hap1, whole genome shotgun sequence genome, one window contains:
- the LOC140626322 gene encoding large ribosomal subunit protein eL31, whose translation MAPAKKGGEKKKGRSAINEVVTREYTINIHKRIHGVGFKKRAPRALKEIRKFAMKEMGTPDVRIDTRLNKAVWAKGIRNVPYRIRVRLSRKRNEDEDSPNKLYTLVTYVPVTTFKNLQTVNVDEN comes from the coding sequence ATGGCTCCCGCAAAGAAGGGTGGCGAGAAGAAGAAGGGCCGTTCTGCCATCaacgaggtagtgaccagagaataCACCATCAACATTCACAAACGTATCCATGGAGTGGGTTTCAAGAAGCGTGCCCCTCGGGCACTCAAAGAGATCCGGAAAtttgccatgaaggagatgggaactccagatgtgcgcattgacaccaggctcaacaaagctgtctgggccaaaggaataaggaatgttccataccGTATCCGTGTGCGGTTGTCCAGAAAACGTAACGAGGATGAAgattcaccaaacaagctctacaCGCTGGTTACCTACGtacctgtcaccactttcaaaaatctacagactgttaatgtggatgagaactaa